The Bacteroidota bacterium genome includes the window ACTATCGGCAGTATTTAGCTCGACTTTGTGAGTTAAATTAACTGATTCGGTCTTTGTTGGCTGTATTTTACTACTGTCTTTTTTGGGAAAATTGTCGGTAAAATGTATACTGTCTTTCCCTTTTGTTGCTGCTATCTGTATGTAAGGTTCGAGCCGGTTATACATCCAATCGCTGATTCCGTATATTTTTTTGAGGTCCTCTTTTTTATAAAATTTTCCTCCTTTGCTTTCATATTTTTTCAAAATTTTAATTTGTTTTTCAGAAAGACCTAAGGCAAGCCATTTTTCTTCACTCAAGTTGTTAGGATTAAAATTAAATGGTGTGTTTAATTGCTTTGACTTAGTTTGGATTTGTTGCGAAACTATTGTATCAATGCTAGTAGGTTGCTTATTTGGATAGTTGGGCGTAGCGCTTTTTTCGGCAGTAGCTAACATTTTAACAGCAGCATTAAATTTACTAAAATCAATGCTTTCGGTAGGAACTAAAACGTCCTGAAAAGTGTTAAATGCAAGCATAATAAGCAACAACAGCAGCAATAGAATAATGCCGTTTCTATCGCGCTTATTAAAGGTGAGGTAATTTTTTAAAAAAGTTAACATGCCTAAGTTCCGAAATTGACGCTTTCAAAAGTAGGAGCACACTAGTTAAAATTGAGTTTAGAAAGGGATGATAAAAGGATGATTTTAATTCATCTTTCAATATGCTCATTTCGAAAATAAGTCAGTAAAAATTTTGGAGGGATTCTTTCGAAACTCAATGATAGTGGGCGCTTGTTGTAAGCTAATATAAATTGGGAACAGTAAATTAGTAATAGGAAATTATTTCTCATGCTTGTAAACTAGTTTAATGTAGATGAACGATTTTTAAAACAATAAAAATCAACAGCTGGCGTTACAAATAGTAAAGGATGTTTTCCGCTTTATGGAATTAAAAGCAAGCTTGCATCCATTCATCAAACAATCAAAAAAAACAATGCTATGAGAAATTTAAAAAATGCATCAAGCAACTTTAATGAATTGTTGTTTGAAAACAGAAACAAAAATTATGGTGCTTATTTAATCCGCAAGGAATATAATGAGAACCTTATTAAGTCCTTTTTTGCAGCGATGCTTTTGCTGCTCATTTTTGCAGGCGGTTTTAGTGCAATGAACAGAAAAAACAGTGAAACTGTTCTACCAGCTACGAAGCAGTTTATTGACCAATTAATTATTGATGTTGATTTATCATACCTAAAGAAAACAAATCCACCTGCTGCAAATCCTACTAAAACAATAGAACAAGCCAAGCCCTTTAACACTGAGAACAAAGTTGTACCAATCGTTGTGAAGGACGTTGTTTTACCAGCGGATGAAAAGAACATTGTGGAGCCTGTAATTGAAACCGGTCCTGCTCTAACTGCGTCTGATGCCGGTTTAACCGCTAATGCAACAGCTAGTATAACTTCTGAAACGGCAGGATCAATGCTTTCAGAAGACAAAGGTATTGTAATGGAAAGTGCCGGCTTGGACGAATTGCCTGAATTTCCCGGCGGCGAAGCAAAGCTGATGGAATTTTTAGCCAGGAATGTGAAGTTTCCTGCAAGTGCAAGAGAATATGGAATTAATGGAACCGTACATGCATCTTTTGTTGTAGATGAATTTGGAAAAGTGAAGCAAGTAAAAATTAAACGCGGATTTATTTCTGATTGCGATGAAGAAGTGATACGTGTGATAAATCTGTTTCCTGATTTTAAACCTGGCGTGTATAAAGGAAAAAGCGTAGCCGTATTTTTTAATTTACCTGTTCGATTTGAATTAGTAAGAAATTAATATTTTGCAAGAAGCAAACGCAGTTGAAATTTTTTAACTGCGTTTATTTTTGCTCCTAAAATCAAAGCGCTTAACAGGCTGGCAGTGCTGCCTACTCAACTAACAAAATACTGTTTATAAGTTGCTTTTACTATAGAGTTATTCACCTATCATTCTCGCTACTTTAGCGCATATTTTAAACATAAAATTATACCACATGCTATCATCCATTTTATTGCAAATAACCACAACCACAGGTGCTGTGCAAGATACGCTTAATCAAGCAGCCTCAACGGTAGCAGCAGTTGCCACACCTGCCCTTCCTAAAGAGGATTCACTTTCCTTACTTACCTTAATAATGAAGGGTGGGTATATTATGATTCCAATAGGGATACTTTCAGTGTTGAGTATTTATATCTTAATAGAGCGTTGGATAATTATCCGTAAGGCAAATAAACTGGAAAGTAACTTTATGTTAACCATTAAAGATTATGTGCAAAATGGAAACATAACCGCAGCAAAGGCATTTACCAAAAGCAGTTCTGCACCGGTTTATAAAATGATTGAAAAAGGATTGAACCGAATAGACAAGCCTATTAAGGAAGTTGAGACAGCCATTGAAGGAGTAGGGAAATTAGAGCTAGCCAAACTCGAGAAAAATTTAAACATACTTGGTATCATTGCAGGTATTGCACCCATGTTTGGATTTATTGGAACCATTAGTGGGGTAATTAAAATATTTTACAACATTTCATTGGCCGATAACATTAGTATTGGTTTAATTTCGGGTGGATTATATGAGAAAATGATTACCAGTGCAGCAGGATTAGTGGTGGGTATTTTTGCATATGTTGGCTATCATATTTTAAGCATGATGGTTGACAGCGTAGTTGCTAAGATGGAAACTGCCAGTGTTGAATTTATTGATTTACTTCAGGAACCAGCCCTATGAGTTTACGAAGAAACAAGCATCGTTTTGCCGCCGAGGTAGGAGCATCCAGCATGAGTGATATCATGTTTTTTTTGATGCTGTTTTTTTTAATTGTCTCTACTTTGGTAAATCCAAGTGTAATAAAACTGCTTTTGCCAAAAGCCTCATCGGTACAAACCATGAGCAAGCAACAATTTACGATTGACATTTCAAAAGACAAAGAAATTTATTTGAACAATAAACCAATTGCATTTGAAAATTTGGAAAGTCAGTTAGGTATTTTGATAAGTGGAGTTGCTGAAGCAACCGTAGTTTTACGTGTAGATAATTCGCTTACTGTGCAAGATTTGGTAGACGTACTTGAAATTGGAAACAAGCTAAAGGTACGCATGGTAATGGCAGCTAAAACAACAAAGTAGCATGACCGGCGAGGAAAACAACAACAGTCGCATAGCTGCATTAGCAGGAACATTGCTATTTCATGTTTTGTTATTGCTGCTGTTTTTATTTATAGTTTTTAAAACTCCTTTGCCCCCTTTTCCGGAAGCGGGTAGTCCGGGTATAGAAGTTAATTTTGGTACATCCGATGAAGGCATGGGCGAAGTGCAACCTAGAGAAGCCAGCAGTATTAAAAATTCGCAAGCAGCTGAATTAAGTGAAGAGGTAAAAACAAAAATCGAAAACTTAACAGCTCCGCAGGAAGACGCTGTTGTTACCCAGGAAACAGAAGATGCACCGGAAGTGCTGAAAGAAAAGGCTAAAGTGGAGACTTCAGTTAAGCCGGTTGAAAATCCTTTAAAAGTTGAAGAACCTGTAAAGCCTGTGGTGAATACCAATTCATTATACAAGGGCAAAAGTAAAACCCAGGGTGGTAGCACAGGCAGCGAAGGAGAAACAGGAAAACCCGGAGATCAAGGTTCCCCTGACGGAAGTATGGATTCAAAATACCATGGACCCGGAGGAGGTAAAGGCGATACACCCGGAGCAACTGGTCCCGGTGGTGATGGAACAGGAATTTCCTATAGTTTAGGAGGAAGAAAATCGCAAAAAATACCATTACCGGAGTATACCCAACAAGTAGAAGGACGTGTAGTTGTTGAAATTTCGGTGGATAAAATGGGCAATGTAATTAGCGCCAAACCCGGTGTTAAAGGCTCAACTACTACCAACTCTTATTTATTAGAAAAAGCCAAGCAAGCTGCCTTACGTGCAAAGTTCAATGCAAAGGCCGATGCTCCCGATGAGCAAAGAGGTACTATTGTATACAATTTCTTGTTGCAATAAATCTCTTTCCGCTTAAAATTCAATTTGTTGCGCTAAAAGTTAAGAAGTATATTCGCGAAATTTTTAGCAAGTATGAATTACAAACAAACCCTTGAATACTTGTATTCCAGTTTGCCTATGTTTCAGCGAATTGGCGCTGCTGCATATAAAGCAGATTTAAACAATACAATAGCGCTATTAAAGCTGGTTCGAAATCCTGAAAAAAAATTTAAAAGCATACACATTGCAGGTACCAATGGAAAAGGTTCGGTATCGCACATGCTGGCGTCGATATTACAATGTGCAGGTTACAGAGTTGGATTGTATACCTCGCCCCACTTGAAAGATTTTAGAGAACGTATTAAAGTAAATGGTAAGCCAATTAGCCAGCAAGATGTTGTTCAGTTTGTGGAGCAATATAAAAACGGTTTTGAAAAAATAAAACCTAGTTTTTTTGAGATTACAGTAGGAATGGCTTTTGAATATTTTGAAAAGCAACAAGTGGATATTGCTGTAATTGAAACCGGTTTGGGAGGAAGATTGGATTCGACAAATGTTATAAAACCATTGTTATCGGTAATTACCAATATTAGCTTTGATCATGAAGCCTTACTGGGAACAACACTCGAAAAAATTGCCATTGAAAAAGCCGGTATTATTAAATTAAAAACGCCGGTAGTAGTTGGAGAAATGCAGGCTGAGTCGCGGTTTATTTTCAGTAAGTATGCCATACAAAACAAGGCTGAATTATTTTTTGCTGATCAAATTTACAAAGTGCAAAACGCAAGTATCAAGGGAACAGTGAATCCATCGCAAGAGATGGATATTACAAGAACAGGAAAAGTTTTTCTAGAAAAATTGAGCATTCCTTTGCTTGGACATTATCAGCAAAAAAATTGTTGCACTGTTTTACAGGCGGTGGAGTTATTGCAACAGCAATCGTTTGTAGTTACCGAAAAGGATATTAAACTGGGCATGGCGAAGGTAATAGAGCAAACCAATTTTCAAGGTCGCTGGCAGGTGCTAAACCGCAAGCCTCTGGTTATAGCAGATACGGCGCACAACGAGGCAGGAATAAAGGAGGTAATGAAGCAATTGAAATTAACTCCGCATAAAAAATTGCACATTGTTTTAGGTGTTGTGAACGATAAGGACTTGAGCAAAATACTTCATTTGTTCCCGAGTAAAGCGCTCTATTATTTTTGCAAGGCCGATTTACCAAGGGCATTGGATGCAAAAATATTGCAAGAAAAAGCGAAGGAATATTCCTTAAAAGGTAAAGTTTATTCCTCTGTAAATGAGGCATTAAAAGCAGCCGAAAAAGCAGCAACAAAAGAAGATTTAGTTTTTGTGGGAGGCTCAACGTTTACAGTAGCAGAAGTGCTTTAAAAAATATTTTTTAAAATAAATTTTGACCAAAAGAAAAAGTATCTATATTTGCACACCCAAAAAATAAGGGAGCTTAGCTCAGCTGGTTCAGAGCATCTGCCTTACAAGCAGAGGGTCACTGGTTCGAACCCAGTAGTTCCCACAGAAGCCTCGCAATTTGCGGGGCTTTTTTTATATGATATTTTACGTTTACATACTTTTTTCGTCATTAGCCAACAAATATTATGTTGGTTATACTGGAGACAAATTGAGTACTCGTTTACAAAAACACAATTCAAATCACAAAGGATTTACTGGAAAATATATTGATTGGATACTTGTTTATAGTGAAGAATTTGAAACGAAGTCAGGAGCCATGTCAAGAGAAAGGCAAATAAAATCCTGGAAATCACGCAAGGAAATAGAGAAGTTGATAGCTACAAAGCTTAGCTCAGCTGGTTCAGAGCACTCCGATACATCGGAGGGGTCACTGGTTCGAACCCAGTAGTTCCCACAGAAACCTCGCAATAGCGAGGTTTTTTTTTGCATGATATTTTACGTATATATACTTTATTCTGTTGATGCCAACAAATATTATGTTGGTTATACTGGAGACAAATTGAGTACTCGTTTACAAAAACACAATTCAAATCACAAAGGATTTACTGGAAAATATATTGATTGGATACTTGTTTATAGTGAAGAATTTGAAACGAAGTCAGAGCCATGTCAAGAGAAAGGCAAATAAAATCCTGGAAATCACGCAAGGAAATAGAGAAGTTGATAGCTACAAAGCTTAGCTCAGCTGGTTCAGAGCACTCCGATACATCGGAGGGGTCACTGGTTCGAACCCAGTAGTTCCACAGAAACCTCGCAATAGCGAGGTTTTTTTTGCATGATATTTTACGTATATATACTTTATTCTGTTGATGCCAACAAATATTATGTTGGTTATACTGGAGACAAATTGAGTACTCGTTTACAAAACACAATTCAAATCACAAAGGATTTACTGGAAAATATATTGATTGGATACTTGTTTATAGTGAAGAATTTGAAACGAAGTCAGGAGCCATGTCAAGAGAAAGGCAAATAAAATCCTGGAAATCACGCAAGGAAATAGAGAAGTTGATAGCTACAAAGCTTAGCTCAGCTGGTTCAGAGCACTCCGATACATCGGAGGGGTCACTGGTTCGAACCCAGTAGTTCCCACAGAAACCTCGCAATAGCGAGTTTTTTTTTTGCATGATACTTTACGTATATATACTTTATTCTGTTGATGCCAACAAATATTATGTTGGTTATACTGGAGACAAATTGAGTACTCGTTTACAAAAACACAATTCAAATCACAAAGGATTTACTGGAAAATATATTGATTGGATACTTGTTTATAGTGAAGAATTTGAAACGAAGTCAGGAGCCATGTCAAGAGAAAGGCAAATAAAATCCTGGAAATCACGCAAGGAAATAGAGAAGTTGATAGCTACAAAGCTTAGCTCAGCTGGTTCAGAGCACTCCGATACATCGGAGGGGTCACTGGTTCGAACCCAGTAGTTCCCACAGAAGCCTCGCAATTTGCGGGGCTTTTTTTTATATGATATTTTACGTTTACATACTTTTTTCGTCATTAGCCAACAAATATTATGTTGGTTATACTGGAGACAAATTGAGTACTCGTTTACAAAAACACAATTCAAATCACAAAGGATTTACTGGAAAATATATTGATTGGATACTTGTTTATAGTGAAGAATTTGAAACGAAGTCAGGAGCCATGTCAAGAGAAAGGCAAATAAAATCCTGGAAATCACGCAAGGAAATAGAGAAGTTGATAGCTACAAAGCTTAGCTCAGCTGGTTCAGAGCACTCCGATACATCGGAGGGGTCACTGGTTCGAACCCAGTAGTTCCACAGAAACCTCGCAATAGCGAGGTTTTTTTTGCATGATATTTTACGTATATATACTTTATTCTGTTGATGCCAACAAATATTATGTTGGTTATACTGGAGACAAATTGAGTACTCGTTTACAAAACACAATTCAAATCACAAAGGATTTACTGGAAAATATATTGATTGGATACTTGTTTATAGTGAAGAATTTGAAACGAAGTCAGGAGCCATGTCAAGAGAAAGGCAAATAAAATCCTGGAAATCACGCAAGGAAATAGAGAAGTTGATAGCTACAAAGCTTAGCTCAGCTGGTTCAGAGCACTCCGATACATCGGAGGGGTCACTGGTTCGAACCCAGTAGTTCCCACAGAAACCTCGCAATAGCGAGGTTTTTTTTTGCATGATATTTTACGTATATATACTTTATTCTGTTGATGCCAACAAATATTATGTTGGTTATACTGGAGACAAATTGAGTACTCGTTTACAAAAACACAATTCAAATCACAAAGGATTTACTGGAAAATATATTGATTGGATACTTGTTTATAGTGAAGAATTTGAAACGAAGTCAGGAGCCATGTCAAGAGAAAGGCAAATAAAATCCTGGAAATCACGCAAGGAAATAGAGAAGTTGATAGCTACAAAGCTTAGCTCAGCTGGTTCAGAGCACTCCGATACATCGGAGGGGTCACTGGTTCGAACCCAGTAGTTCCCACAGAAACCTCGCAATAGCGAGGTTTTTTTTTGCATGATATTTTACGTATATATACTTTATTCTGTTGATGCCAGCAAATATTATGTTGGTTATACTGGAGACAAATTGAGTGCTCGTTTACAAAAACACAATTCAAATCACAAAGGATTTACCGGAAAATATAATGATTGGATTCTTGTTTATAGTGAAGAGTTTGAAACGAAGTCAGGAGCCATGTCAAGAGAAAGGCAAATAAAATCCTGGAAATCTCGCAAGGAAATAGAGAAGTTGATAGCTACAAAGCTTAGCTCAGCTGGTTCAGAGCACTCCGATACATCGGAGGGGTCACTGGTTCGAACCCAGTAGTTTCCACAGAAACCTCGCAATAGCGAGGTTTTTTTTTGCATGATACTTTACGTATATATACTTTATTCTGTTGATGCCAACAAATATTATGTTGGTTATACTGGAGACAAATTGAGTACTCGTTTACAAAAACACAATTCAAATCACAAAGGATTTACTGGAAAATATATTGATTGGATACTTGTTTATAGTGAAGAATTTGAAACGAAGTCAGGAGCCATGTCAAGAGAAAGGCAAATAAAATCCTGGAAATCACGCAAGGAAATAGAGAAGTTGATAGCTACAAAGCTTAGCTCAGCTGGTTCAGAGCACTCCGATACATCGGAGGGGTCACTGGTTCGAACCCAGTAGTTCCCACAGAAGCCTCGCAATTTGCGGGGCTTTTTTTATGAAAAAAATTATTCAGGGTTACTTCCCCGAGTCGGTTCGGGAGTTGATTTTGACAAAAGTACCCTGACAATAAAATTAAGCTTAATTAAATAGTTCTCACTTTGCATCCACGTTTGAAACGTGAATGACTAAAGTTAAGTAGAGCTAATAAAATGTTAAGTAGTTAAGCGTTGCAAACGCAAACATCAAGGCATCCGCGTTGCAAACGCGGACGAGTGGGGGCAAATAAAATGTTAAGTAGTTAAGCGTTGCAATCGCAAACATCAAGGCATCATCGTTGCAAACGCGGACGAGTGGGGGAATTTATTTCTTAACTATCTTTAATAAAAGAGAAGTAAATACGACTAAAATAGTCATTCAATAAATCAGTGGCCCTGTGTATTACTATCAGTTGCGCCTACAAGGAGCATTAAAACGAATGCAAAACTGCGGGATAAAGAAATTGGTGGTAAAATGTTTAAATGAAGATTTGTGCTTCATATCTAGTTAATTGCCGGCAGACAGGTTAAACTCCCCAACTCCTGCAAGTTTTCCAAACATCCGCATGTTATCAATAATCCCCACCTCTAATCTCCAAATAAAAAAAACCACCCAATCCCTACTCAACAATCAATTTCGCAAACTTGCTTTTGTTGTTGGATTGCAGCTTGAGCAAATACATACCGGTTAAATTTGTCGGCAAAGTAATTTCATTCGCTATATTTTCTGTTTCGTAAATTATTTCTCCAAGCATATTCAATACTGTTATTTTTCCGCTTTGCGTGCTGTTAAGTTGCAGTTTAAATTTTCCGTTTGTGGGATTGGGGATTATTACAAAGTCAGCATCGTTTTGCATTTCAGCTAATCCTACAAACGTGTAATTAAACGGAGCAGAAATACTTGAACAGCCATTTGAATCGGTTGTTTGAACCGTATAACTACCGTTTTGACTTACTTGGTAAGTGTTGGAAGTTGCACCTATAATTGTTTGAGAATTTAAATACCATTGATTGTTTGAACCGGCACTTGATACTAAACTTGTTCCAAGCAATTGAATGGTTGGAATGGCAGGAAGTGGATTTACAAGTACCTGCGTAGGAGCAGAGCTGGCAGTACATCCGGCAGTGTTAATGATACTTACAGAATAACTACCCGGACTACTCACACTAATAGATTGAGTAGTATCGCCTGTATTCCAAGTGTACGAAGCAGCTGCAGTAGCTGTTAAAACAACTGAATCGCCGGCACAAATGGTGCTTGGGCCACTCGGTGTTATGCTTGCACTTGTTGTTGTTGGACACGAAATTGTTGCACCCCAACCAGTAGATTGAGCAAAAATATTTCCGGTTGTAAACTCAAAAGTTATTGATGAACCACTCGATTGAATTGTAAAAGGAGCCAGTCCCGATCCATAAGATCCTATTAATGGCGCAGCAGTGCTAGTGCCATCATAGGCATTTAAACCGTAGGAAGTAGTAAGTGAACCGAAATCAAATTTAATTGCACATCCGCTGCTCGAAGTAAAAGTTACGGTGCTAGTGCTATTGAGTTTATAATTACCTGCTGGCCCTCCGCTATCGTAAAATAAACCTCCACAAGTTGGTATAGTTCCACTTAGCATGCTCATAGTATATACCGGTGCATTGGTTTTACAAGTGAGTATTCCTTGCCAACCCGAAGAAACCGCGTTAGCATCCGAAACAAATTTAAAGGTAACACAAGCACCCGGCTGAGGGGAGGAGATAGAGGCTCCATCCAATGTGCCCACGTATACGCCAATTGGTGTGGTTAAAGTATCGCTACCACTGTACACAAAAAGTGTATCGCCCGAACTTAAATCGAATTGATAAGGAAAATTAAATACCAGGTAATCGTTAACAGTGTTTGGACAAAAGGTCATTGTTGCGTGTTGATTGGGCGAATAATTTGAATTTGCTCCGGCATCATCGTAAAAAACACCTTCGCAGGCTGTGATAGTTTGGCCATTAATAAGCGGATAAGTTGTTAAAGGTGCTGTTGTGCAAGATAGTGTTGCCGCCCATCCTGCAGATTGCGCACTTAGGTTTCCGCTAGTAAATTGGAAGGTGAGTGAAGTGCCGGTCGACTGTACACTAAAAGCTCCCAAGCCACCACTGTAGCTTCCAATAATAGGAGCATTAAGCGTGTTGCCATCGTGCACCACTAAGGAATAAGCAGTACTCAGCGAACTAAAATTGAAAAGCAATCGACTACCCGTGGAGGAAGTAAAAGTAAGGGTGCTGGTAGTATTTAAAGCATAATTTTTTGAAGCTCCACCGCTATCGTAAAATGTTCCTCCGCAAGTTAGGATAGTGCCGCTATGCATGCTCATAACATAAGTCGGAGCTGTAGTTACACAACTAATAAAAGCTTGCCAACCGGCAGCAGTGCCACCATCGGAAACAAATTTAAAAGTAACGCATTGTCCGGCTTGTGGTGAAGAAATAGTTACTGCTTCATTAGCATTTGTATAAATTCCAATCGGTGCTGAAAGTGTGTTGTTACCACTGTATGCGAACAGGGTATCGCCTGCACTTAAATTATATTGATAAGTAAAATCAAAAACCAAATAATCGTTCGCAGTGCTTGGGCAAAAGGTCATTGTTGAATTTTGATTGGCTGCATAATTTGTGTCTGCACCACCATCATCGTAAAAAATTCCGCCACAAGTAGTGATGCTTTGTCCATCAATAAGCGAGTAAGATGTTTCCGGTGGAGTAGTGCAAGAGAGTGTTGCCGCCCATCCTGCAGATTGCGCACTTAAGTTTCCGCTAGTAAATTGGAAGGAGAGTGAAGTCCCTGATGACTGCACACTAAAAGCTCCTGACACACCGCTATAGTTACCAATTAGTGGAGCATTGCTGCTGCTGCCATCGTATACCAATAAATTATAAACGGTATTCAACGAGCTAAAATTAAAGAGCAGTCGGTTACCATTGAAGGAAGTAAAAGTAAGCTTGCTACTATTGTTTAATACATAATTTTTAGAAGCTCCACCGCTATCGTAAAAGCTTCCTCCGCAAGTTAGGATAGTGCCGCTAAGCATGCTCATAACATAACTTGGTGGACTAGTTACACAACTAATAAAAGCTTGCCAACCAACAGCAGTGCCTCCATCGGAAACAAATTTAAAAGTAACGCATTGTCCGGCTTGTGGTGAAGAAATAGTTACTGCTTCATTTGCATTTGTATAAATTCCAATTGGTGCTGAAAGTGTGTTGTTACCGCTGTATGCGAATAGGGTATCGCCTGCACTTAAATTATATTGATAGGTAAAATCAAAAACCAAATAATCGTTCGCAGTGATTGGGCAAAAGGTCATTGTTGAATTTTGATTGGCTGCATAATTTGAGTCTGCACCACCATCATCGTAAAAAATTCCGCCGCAAGTGGTGATGCTTTGTCCATCAATAAGCGGGTAAGATGTTTCCGGTGGAGTAGTGCAAGAGAGTGTTGCCGCCCATCCTGCAGATTGCGCACTTAAGTTTCCGCTAGTAAATTGGAAGGTGAGTGAAGTCCCTGATGACTGCACACTAAAAGCTCCTAACACACCGCTATAGTTACCAATTAGTGGAGCATTGCTGCTGCTGCCATCGTATACCAATAAATTATAAACTGTATTCAACGAGCTAAAATTAAAGAGGAGTCGGTTACCATTGGAGGAAGTAAAAGTCATGGTTGAACTTTGATTTAGCAGGTAGTTGCCCAATGGTCCTCCGCTATCGTAAAAACTACCACTACAAGTTGTAACGGTATCATTGCTCATGTTATAGTTTTGTGAGTAGGAGGTCTTTTTTATAAAAAGCGCAAGTAGAAGCAGTAGAAGTAATTTTTGTTTTGCCATTTGATTTTATGATTTAATAAACATGTAGTTAAAAGCCGATGAACTGTGGTTTCATATTTAGAACCATGCTCAAAAATACTATTCATTCACGAATAATCTTTTGTTGGAAGATCATATTTTCACTAAGTAG containing:
- a CDS encoding helix-hairpin-helix domain-containing protein — translated: MLTFLKNYLTFNKRDRNGIILLLLLLLIMLAFNTFQDVLVPTESIDFSKFNAAVKMLATAEKSATPNYPNKQPTSIDTIVSQQIQTKSKQLNTPFNFNPNNLSEEKWLALGLSEKQIKILKKYESKGGKFYKKEDLKKIYGISDWMYNRLEPYIQIAATKGKDSIHFTDNFPKKDSSKIQPTKTESVNLTHKVELNTADSSLLKKVKGIGSTFAKRILAYREKLGGFVSMKQLNEVWGLDSSTISALQSQISLNPHIVRKIPINYCTVSDLKKHPYFTYNLANNIVLYRDRHGEYQKLEDIKQAVLVNEELFRKIAPYLSLD
- a CDS encoding energy transducer TonB gives rise to the protein MRNLKNASSNFNELLFENRNKNYGAYLIRKEYNENLIKSFFAAMLLLLIFAGGFSAMNRKNSETVLPATKQFIDQLIIDVDLSYLKKTNPPAANPTKTIEQAKPFNTENKVVPIVVKDVVLPADEKNIVEPVIETGPALTASDAGLTANATASITSETAGSMLSEDKGIVMESAGLDELPEFPGGEAKLMEFLARNVKFPASAREYGINGTVHASFVVDEFGKVKQVKIKRGFISDCDEEVIRVINLFPDFKPGVYKGKSVAVFFNLPVRFELVRN
- a CDS encoding MotA/TolQ/ExbB proton channel family protein, which translates into the protein MLSSILLQITTTTGAVQDTLNQAASTVAAVATPALPKEDSLSLLTLIMKGGYIMIPIGILSVLSIYILIERWIIIRKANKLESNFMLTIKDYVQNGNITAAKAFTKSSSAPVYKMIEKGLNRIDKPIKEVETAIEGVGKLELAKLEKNLNILGIIAGIAPMFGFIGTISGVIKIFYNISLADNISIGLISGGLYEKMITSAAGLVVGIFAYVGYHILSMMVDSVVAKMETASVEFIDLLQEPAL
- a CDS encoding biopolymer transporter ExbD, whose protein sequence is MSLRRNKHRFAAEVGASSMSDIMFFLMLFFLIVSTLVNPSVIKLLLPKASSVQTMSKQQFTIDISKDKEIYLNNKPIAFENLESQLGILISGVAEATVVLRVDNSLTVQDLVDVLEIGNKLKVRMVMAAKTTK
- a CDS encoding TonB family protein, whose protein sequence is MTGEENNNSRIAALAGTLLFHVLLLLLFLFIVFKTPLPPFPEAGSPGIEVNFGTSDEGMGEVQPREASSIKNSQAAELSEEVKTKIENLTAPQEDAVVTQETEDAPEVLKEKAKVETSVKPVENPLKVEEPVKPVVNTNSLYKGKSKTQGGSTGSEGETGKPGDQGSPDGSMDSKYHGPGGGKGDTPGATGPGGDGTGISYSLGGRKSQKIPLPEYTQQVEGRVVVEISVDKMGNVISAKPGVKGSTTTNSYLLEKAKQAALRAKFNAKADAPDEQRGTIVYNFLLQ
- a CDS encoding bifunctional folylpolyglutamate synthase/dihydrofolate synthase, which codes for MNYKQTLEYLYSSLPMFQRIGAAAYKADLNNTIALLKLVRNPEKKFKSIHIAGTNGKGSVSHMLASILQCAGYRVGLYTSPHLKDFRERIKVNGKPISQQDVVQFVEQYKNGFEKIKPSFFEITVGMAFEYFEKQQVDIAVIETGLGGRLDSTNVIKPLLSVITNISFDHEALLGTTLEKIAIEKAGIIKLKTPVVVGEMQAESRFIFSKYAIQNKAELFFADQIYKVQNASIKGTVNPSQEMDITRTGKVFLEKLSIPLLGHYQQKNCCTVLQAVELLQQQSFVVTEKDIKLGMAKVIEQTNFQGRWQVLNRKPLVIADTAHNEAGIKEVMKQLKLTPHKKLHIVLGVVNDKDLSKILHLFPSKALYYFCKADLPRALDAKILQEKAKEYSLKGKVYSSVNEALKAAEKAATKEDLVFVGGSTFTVAEVL
- a CDS encoding GIY-YIG nuclease family protein; its protein translation is MIFYVYILFSSLANKYYVGYTGDKLSTRLQKHNSNHKGFTGKYIDWILVYSEEFETKSGAMSRERQIKSWKSRKEIEKLIATKLSSAGSEHSDTSEGSLVRTQ
- a CDS encoding T9SS type A sorting domain-containing protein, which gives rise to MAKQKLLLLLLLALFIKKTSYSQNYNMSNDTVTTCSGSFYDSGGPLGNYLLNQSSTMTFTSSNGNRLLFNFSSLNTVYNLLVYDGSSSNAPLIGNYSGVLGAFSVQSSGTSLTFQFTSGNLSAQSAGWAATLSCTTPPETSYPLIDGQSITTCGGIFYDDGGADSNYAANQNSTMTFCPITANDYLVFDFTYQYNLSAGDTLFAYSGNNTLSAPIGIYTNANEAVTISSPQAGQCVTFKFVSDGGTAVGWQAFISCVTSPPSYVMSMLSGTILTCGGSFYDSGGASKNYVLNNSSKLTFTSFNGNRLLFNFSSLNTVYNLLVYDGSSSNAPLIGNYSGVSGAFSVQSSGTSLSFQFTSGNLSAQSAGWAATLSCTTPPETSYSLIDGQSITTCGGIFYDDGGADTNYAANQNSTMTFCPSTANDYLVFDFTYQYNLSAGDTLFAYSGNNTLSAPIGIYTNANEAVTISSPQAGQCVTFKFVSDGGTAAGWQAFISCVTTAPTYVMSMHSGTILTCGGTFYDSGGASKNYALNTTSTLTFTSSTGSRLLFNFSSLSTAYSLVVHDGNTLNAPIIGSYSGGLGAFSVQSTGTSLTFQFTSGNLSAQSAGWAATLSCTTAPLTTYPLINGQTITACEGVFYDDAGANSNYSPNQHATMTFCPNTVNDYLVFNFPYQFDLSSGDTLFVYSGSDTLTTPIGVYVGTLDGASISSPQPGACVTFKFVSDANAVSSGWQGILTCKTNAPVYTMSMLSGTIPTCGGLFYDSGGPAGNYKLNSTSTVTFTSSSGCAIKFDFGSLTTSYGLNAYDGTSTAAPLIGSYGSGLAPFTIQSSGSSITFEFTTGNIFAQSTGWGATISCPTTTSASITPSGPSTICAGDSVVLTATAAASYTWNTGDTTQSISVSSPGSYSVSIINTAGCTASSAPTQVLVNPLPAIPTIQLLGTSLVSSAGSNNQWYLNSQTIIGATSNTYQVSQNGSYTVQTTDSNGCSSISAPFNYTFVGLAEMQNDADFVIIPNPTNGKFKLQLNSTQSGKITVLNMLGEIIYETENIANEITLPTNLTGMYLLKLQSNNKSKFAKLIVE